A window of the Miscanthus floridulus cultivar M001 chromosome 14, ASM1932011v1, whole genome shotgun sequence genome harbors these coding sequences:
- the LOC136505886 gene encoding CASP-like protein 4C1, which yields MPLQNGGGWALEAQAQQATKQPAAARRGRRGAALLLLLRVGALCASAAAAALAAAATLRRAPFRFLLAADAIVAVYSASEAAAAAWEVARGATLLPEAMQLWFDFAHDQGFGYMALAAAATAARDAAGCGGGGRDEGWTTSGSAAACVRADVAVGLGFAGFAFLALAALVTGFRVACFLATGSRFPPLASY from the exons ATGCCGCTGCAGAACGGCGGCGGGTGGGCGCTGGAAGCGCAGGCGCAGCAGGCGACGAagcagccggcggcggcgcggcgggggcggcgcggcgcggcgcttcTGCTCCTGCTCCGGGTGGGCGCGCTGTGCGcctccgcggccgcggccgcgctcgccgccgccgccacgctccGGCGCGCGCCGTTCCGGTTCCTGCTGGCGGCCGACGCCATCGTGGCGGTGTACTCGGCGTccgaggccgccgccgcggcgtggGAGGTGGCCAGGGGCGCCACGCTGCTCCCGGAGGCCATGCAGCTCTGGTTCGACTTCGCCCACGACCAG GGATTCGGCTACATGGCGCtggccgcggcggcgacggcggcgcgggaCGCGgcggggtgcggcggcggagggcGGGACGAAGGGTGGACGACGAGCGGCAGCGCGGCGGCGTGCGTGCGGGCCGACGTCGCGGTGGGGCTCGGCTTCGCGGGGTTCGCCTTCCTGGCACTCGCCGCGCTCGTCACCGGCTTCCGGGTCGCCTGCTTCCTCGCCACCGGCTCCCGGTTCCCGCCGCTGGCCTCCTACTGA